In Myxococcales bacterium, the following proteins share a genomic window:
- the gspE gene encoding type II secretion system ATPase GspE, with product MSETLELGEILLRTTRLEPQELERARLRQVDSHQRLSDILVEEGMLNADEVLAALARQLDLPLRAELSLEDIDDEYALRIPIGYAKQHRLLPIGGNRDLGIVNVVASDPLAMSPLDDLRILFDGAEIQLELASDRLILAAINSVFDRGVTATDQLAEEATDDLDELAMEISGEPRDLLDATDDAPIIRLVNSMLHHAVKERASDIHIEPFEREIRVRFRIDDVLYEPMKPLPRSLQASIASRIKIMGSLDIAEKRLPQDGRIRLKIAGRDYDVRLSTIPVQYGERLVLRLLPDSQELVDLEKVGFSKSQLEVLARIMKRPNGIFLVTGPTGSGKTTTLHAAIASINTTGINIITIEDPVEIQQPGVGQIEVNPKINLTFARGLRSILRQDPNVVLVGEIRDKETADIAIQASLTGHLVLSTLHTNDAPSAITRLVDMGIEPFLVGSSLVAVLAQRLVRVLCPHCRESYTAPDNELRELGVRPGQGAITLYRAVGCAACNQTGYHGRVGIFEIMLVDDEIRGMVSTNVDSKTIKKAAVAKGMGTLRQDGARKALRGISSVAEVMRATEEEETIVQI from the coding sequence ATGAGCGAGACTCTTGAACTCGGCGAGATCCTGTTGCGAACCACGCGTCTCGAACCGCAAGAACTCGAGCGGGCGCGACTGCGACAAGTCGACAGTCACCAGCGGCTTTCGGACATTCTCGTCGAAGAAGGGATGCTGAACGCAGACGAAGTCCTTGCGGCCCTGGCCCGCCAACTCGACCTGCCCCTTCGCGCGGAACTCTCGCTCGAAGACATCGACGACGAGTACGCGCTGCGAATCCCGATCGGCTATGCGAAGCAGCATCGCTTATTGCCGATCGGTGGAAACCGCGACCTCGGAATCGTCAACGTCGTCGCCTCGGACCCACTGGCGATGTCGCCACTGGACGATCTGCGCATTCTCTTTGACGGCGCAGAGATTCAACTCGAACTGGCCAGCGATCGCCTCATCCTCGCCGCCATCAACAGCGTGTTCGACCGCGGCGTAACCGCCACCGATCAACTGGCAGAAGAAGCCACCGACGATCTCGACGAACTCGCGATGGAGATCAGCGGAGAGCCCCGGGATCTGCTCGACGCCACCGACGACGCTCCGATCATCCGTCTGGTCAACTCGATGTTGCACCACGCGGTCAAAGAGCGAGCAAGCGATATCCACATCGAACCGTTCGAGAGAGAAATCCGCGTGCGCTTCCGCATCGACGACGTCCTCTACGAACCGATGAAACCCCTTCCGCGCTCGCTACAAGCCAGCATCGCGTCACGCATCAAGATCATGGGTTCCCTCGATATCGCCGAGAAGCGACTGCCCCAGGACGGCCGCATCCGTCTGAAGATTGCAGGCCGCGACTACGATGTTCGGCTTTCGACGATCCCAGTTCAGTACGGGGAGCGACTGGTGCTGCGACTTCTCCCGGACAGTCAGGAACTCGTCGACCTCGAAAAAGTGGGTTTCTCGAAATCTCAACTCGAAGTCCTCGCGCGGATCATGAAACGGCCGAACGGCATTTTCCTCGTGACGGGCCCGACCGGAAGTGGCAAGACCACGACCCTGCACGCGGCAATCGCGAGCATCAATACCACCGGCATCAACATCATCACGATCGAAGACCCGGTCGAAATCCAACAGCCGGGCGTCGGCCAGATCGAGGTCAATCCAAAAATCAATCTGACCTTCGCAAGGGGACTTCGTTCGATCTTGCGTCAGGATCCCAACGTGGTTCTCGTCGGCGAGATCCGCGACAAAGAAACCGCAGACATCGCGATCCAGGCTTCCCTTACCGGCCATCTGGTTCTTTCGACCTTGCACACCAACGACGCCCCCAGCGCGATTACTCGTCTCGTCGACATGGGGATCGAACCCTTTTTGGTTGGATCGTCGCTCGTCGCAGTTCTGGCCCAGCGTCTGGTCCGCGTCCTCTGTCCACACTGTCGCGAGTCCTACACCGCACCCGACAACGAACTTCGCGAACTCGGTGTGCGGCCGGGGCAAGGAGCCATCACGCTGTATCGAGCTGTGGGATGCGCGGCCTGCAACCAGACCGGATACCACGGCCGGGTTGGAATCTTCGAGATCATGCTGGTGGACGACGAAATTCGCGGAATGGTCTCTACAAACGTGGATTCAAAGACCATCAAGAAGGCAGCGGTGGCCAAGGGAATGGGGACGCTGCGGCAGGATGGTGCGCGCAAGGCCTTGCGGGGAATCTCGTCGGTCGCGGAGGTGATGCGCGCCACCGAGGAAGAGGAAACGATCGTACAGATTTAG
- the gspF gene encoding type II secretion system inner membrane protein GspF: protein MPIYNYKGMTGAGKATKGSLNAESLPDARARMRAQGIFLTEISQSSESEDLAPRANSERFRIDLSFLNRIPALERALSTRQLATLVSAGIPLVEALSALVAQCEHSGMRALLGKVRDRVNEGASLCDALQSTGQFDTLYVSMVRAGEAGGALAIVLERIADYLENQVKLTNKVSSILAYPAFMLVFAGLVVTALVTVVLPQITGLLLSLDQDLPIYTVWIIGISNFARSWWWAVLIAIAIGVILLRSAIATDRGRAIFDQFNLRLPVIGRIVRTVSIARFSRTLSTLLSSGVGIVQALEISQHVAQNVVIRDAIRSARTSVLEGASLAAPLKASGQFPPMVITMIEVGERGSEVGAMLNRVAENYDEQVENSITKLTSLLEPLMLLLMVGVVLVIILATLMPLLEITNSMN from the coding sequence GTGCCAATTTACAACTACAAGGGAATGACTGGAGCGGGCAAGGCGACCAAGGGTTCGCTCAACGCCGAGAGCCTGCCGGACGCCCGGGCGCGAATGCGAGCCCAGGGGATTTTTCTCACCGAGATTTCGCAGTCCAGCGAATCGGAGGACCTCGCCCCCCGCGCGAATAGCGAACGCTTTAGAATCGATCTGAGTTTCCTGAACCGAATCCCCGCCCTCGAGCGAGCGCTCTCCACCCGCCAGCTCGCCACGCTGGTGTCCGCCGGCATCCCATTGGTCGAAGCACTGTCTGCTCTGGTTGCCCAGTGCGAGCACTCTGGCATGCGCGCTTTGCTCGGCAAGGTTCGCGATCGCGTCAACGAAGGTGCGTCCCTCTGCGACGCCCTGCAGTCGACTGGACAGTTCGACACGCTCTACGTCAGCATGGTGCGGGCAGGTGAAGCCGGCGGAGCGCTGGCAATCGTGCTCGAACGCATCGCCGATTACCTCGAGAACCAGGTGAAGCTGACCAACAAGGTCTCTTCGATTCTGGCCTACCCGGCCTTCATGCTGGTATTTGCCGGTCTTGTCGTAACCGCTCTCGTGACGGTGGTCCTGCCGCAAATTACGGGCTTGCTGCTCTCCCTGGACCAAGACCTGCCGATCTACACGGTATGGATCATCGGAATTTCCAATTTCGCGCGTTCGTGGTGGTGGGCGGTTCTGATCGCGATTGCGATCGGCGTCATTTTGCTTCGTTCCGCGATCGCAACCGATCGTGGCCGCGCCATCTTCGACCAATTCAATCTGCGTTTGCCCGTGATCGGGCGCATCGTCCGCACCGTATCGATCGCGCGGTTCAGCCGCACCCTCTCGACCTTGCTGTCCAGCGGAGTCGGAATCGTGCAGGCCCTCGAAATCTCTCAGCACGTGGCTCAGAACGTCGTAATCCGCGACGCCATTCGCAGCGCCCGCACGAGTGTGCTCGAGGGTGCGAGCCTGGCCGCGCCGCTCAAGGCGAGCGGCCAGTTTCCGCCCATGGTCATCACCATGATCGAAGTTGGCGAACGAGGCAGCGAGGTCGGCGCCATGCTGAACCGTGTTGCCGAGAATTACGACGAGCAAGTTGAAAACTCAATCACGAAGCTCACATCACTGCTCGAGCCTCTCATGCTCTTGTTGATGGTGGGAGTCGTCCTCGTCATCATCCTCGCTACCCTGATGCCGCTGCTCGAAATCACGAATTCCATGAACTGA
- the gspG gene encoding type II secretion system major pseudopilin GspG has protein sequence MPNTTNASLHLGFPASNTRSAPPWRLGFTLIEIMAVVIIMGMLMGLVGVGVLNQLEKAKRTTAKAKITQLESALEFYYMDNSKYPPTLDGLISKPPGARDYPRGGYLKKKDALLDPWNVQYVYVNPGSKNQYSFDISSAGPDRVSGNEDDIVNWEAEISGEP, from the coding sequence ATGCCAAACACAACCAACGCCTCCTTGCATCTCGGCTTCCCGGCGTCGAATACTCGGAGCGCCCCACCCTGGCGCCTCGGCTTTACGCTGATCGAGATCATGGCCGTAGTCATCATCATGGGCATGTTGATGGGGCTCGTAGGAGTCGGCGTATTGAACCAGCTCGAAAAGGCGAAACGGACGACCGCCAAAGCCAAAATCACCCAGCTCGAAAGCGCCCTCGAGTTTTATTACATGGACAATTCGAAGTACCCGCCGACCCTCGACGGTCTCATCAGTAAACCTCCGGGAGCCAGGGACTATCCCCGAGGCGGCTACCTCAAGAAGAAGGATGCATTGCTCGACCCCTGGAACGTCCAGTACGTCTACGTGAATCCGGGCAGCAAAAATCAGTACAGCTTCGACATCTCCTCGGCCGGCCCCGACCGCGTGTCTGGAAACGAGGACGACATCGTCAACTGGGAAGCTGAAATCTCCGGCGAGCCTTGA
- a CDS encoding prepilin-type N-terminal cleavage/methylation domain-containing protein, with product MNDSHTRLATHHQQIGFTLMEVLGAIAILGISYTMLATSSIDGLRLIGESTRRSDASLLADSLLADIELMAEIGQPIYVGFDELEEEPFTIVVEILDLAEEFAGSSSDVESKDLLEFLAAEANGPFSEFRDSNWLLGYLREVHISVQWQEGAKEITVSRTAYIYDQRAWMETQLNQGEQKNANSGDPSESPGDGP from the coding sequence GTGAATGATTCGCACACACGCCTAGCTACGCACCATCAGCAGATCGGCTTTACGTTGATGGAAGTGCTGGGGGCCATCGCAATTCTGGGCATTTCGTACACGATGCTGGCCACCAGCTCGATTGATGGCCTGCGCTTGATCGGCGAGAGCACGCGACGCTCCGACGCTTCTCTGCTCGCCGATAGCCTGCTGGCGGACATTGAGCTCATGGCCGAGATCGGCCAACCCATCTACGTTGGCTTTGATGAACTGGAGGAGGAGCCGTTCACTATCGTCGTGGAGATTCTCGACCTTGCTGAAGAATTTGCGGGCAGCAGCAGTGACGTTGAATCCAAAGATCTGCTGGAATTCCTCGCCGCAGAGGCGAATGGCCCATTTTCAGAGTTTCGCGATTCGAACTGGCTGCTTGGCTATCTGCGAGAAGTCCACATCAGCGTCCAATGGCAGGAGGGTGCGAAGGAGATCACCGTTTCCCGCACGGCCTATATCTACGACCAACGGGCTTGGATGGAAACTCAGCTGAATCAAGGCGAACAGAAAAATGCCAATTCCGGCGATCCGAGTGAGAGCCCGGGGGATGGCCCGTGA
- a CDS encoding prepilin-type N-terminal cleavage/methylation domain-containing protein: protein MKESNPCRAKRNRPGFTLIEVMAAVLLSAIVITIAVGFQINLGSAMESARERLRTQRQAVALLDRISRDLASTYFIAPSAKVKPGVNPWIFLTGRDFVSEGKSDKIKFITRNYKPQRLDGHASDLAVVAYYLAEETDRPGYKLMRWRETHMPMQYDPSFPAEDNPHADVIGENIASFTVSMIDRNGLEVPAWDSSRNQRNNVLPMAVWIEISMLTSRETDPEFDPDDFEPDGNYEDDEAFEDDDLETDDERGSNRKTYSKLVIIPLRPLDWSFLEAETKTANTEETPDDAADEGKIEGKKNGKKKRKIEDKNPAFDPLSPSESFHLNYNPAPIQVFGGVRRDVFGSDRRAAS, encoded by the coding sequence GTGAAAGAATCGAATCCCTGTCGCGCAAAAAGAAACCGCCCCGGCTTCACGTTGATCGAGGTCATGGCCGCAGTGCTGCTGTCCGCAATCGTGATCACGATCGCCGTTGGTTTTCAAATCAACCTGGGCTCCGCGATGGAGTCCGCGCGCGAGCGACTGCGCACCCAACGCCAGGCGGTCGCCCTGCTGGACCGCATTTCGCGTGACCTCGCCTCCACTTATTTCATCGCCCCCAGTGCGAAGGTCAAGCCCGGGGTCAATCCTTGGATCTTTTTGACCGGTCGAGATTTCGTCTCCGAAGGCAAGTCCGACAAAATCAAATTCATCACCCGCAATTACAAGCCCCAGCGCTTGGATGGACACGCTTCGGATCTTGCGGTTGTGGCCTACTACCTGGCTGAAGAGACAGACCGGCCGGGATACAAGCTCATGCGCTGGCGCGAAACCCACATGCCCATGCAGTACGACCCGAGCTTTCCCGCCGAAGACAATCCGCATGCCGACGTCATCGGAGAGAACATCGCGTCCTTCACCGTCAGTATGATCGATCGCAACGGCTTGGAGGTCCCCGCTTGGGATTCCTCGCGAAACCAACGCAACAATGTGCTGCCGATGGCCGTCTGGATCGAAATTTCAATGCTCACCTCCAGGGAGACCGACCCCGAATTCGATCCCGACGACTTCGAACCGGATGGCAACTACGAAGATGACGAAGCCTTTGAAGATGACGACCTCGAGACCGATGATGAGCGCGGCTCGAATCGGAAAACGTATTCGAAGCTCGTCATCATTCCGTTGCGACCCCTCGACTGGTCCTTTCTCGAAGCCGAGACGAAAACCGCAAACACCGAAGAAACACCGGATGACGCCGCTGACGAGGGCAAGATCGAGGGCAAAAAGAACGGCAAGAAGAAGCGCAAGATCGAGGACAAAAATCCAGCGTTCGACCCGCTATCGCCCTCCGAAAGTTTCCACCTGAACTACAACCCAGCACCCATTCAGGTTTTCGGCGGCGTACGACGTGACGTCTTCGGATCCGATCGACGAGCGGCATCATGA
- a CDS encoding general secretion pathway protein GspK — protein sequence MSTQHRQAKQQRGVVLPLVLILSLVLAASVATFVKRAVIDTKIVRNRDKVAVAEALARSGVQIARAVLHEQLQRKIDAGSRRVEGAEVMGNTEYDLTARLGQYELLTPEGAILRISIFDNRARLNLNSLVRYASAEKAHGVDELDKAMLLDELPSELRSMIFEGLDDADTDVGDNKQSNPSEGNALGKPSVLGDQEGKPIPDAEEFLVDFLDRVIEEMDGTAADKEYDKRELARNLIDYMDHDHDRIGGGDEDVYYQQQYPPYLPANRPLLSVLELGLVEGFDYKLVKRLEQYLTVYPLFAAEGVNVNTAPGHVLGSIWHGGGGSRRLLSKDDVVGILAARDEGSYFCDDAEVDPDRCITLADVGIVGDIFPPTSLPARSWVYTVLSQVTYDDIERNVEAVINMTQTGKDMPFLLYWRMQ from the coding sequence ATGAGTACGCAGCATCGCCAGGCCAAGCAGCAACGAGGAGTGGTGTTGCCTCTCGTGCTGATTCTGTCCCTGGTCCTGGCGGCCTCGGTCGCGACGTTTGTGAAGCGCGCGGTAATCGACACCAAGATCGTCCGCAATCGCGACAAAGTTGCGGTGGCCGAGGCACTCGCGAGATCGGGTGTTCAGATTGCGCGAGCCGTACTGCACGAACAACTTCAGCGCAAAATCGACGCGGGGAGCCGACGCGTCGAGGGCGCCGAGGTCATGGGGAACACCGAGTACGATCTAACCGCCCGCCTGGGCCAGTATGAATTGCTCACCCCGGAAGGTGCAATTCTGCGGATCAGCATCTTCGACAATCGGGCGCGTCTCAATCTCAATTCTCTGGTTCGCTACGCCTCGGCCGAGAAGGCCCACGGCGTCGACGAACTCGACAAGGCAATGCTACTCGACGAACTCCCTTCCGAGCTCCGTTCAATGATTTTCGAAGGGCTCGATGATGCGGACACGGACGTCGGTGACAACAAGCAATCGAACCCCAGCGAGGGGAATGCGCTGGGGAAACCCTCGGTGCTCGGAGACCAGGAGGGTAAGCCCATCCCCGACGCCGAAGAATTTCTGGTGGATTTTCTCGATCGTGTGATCGAGGAAATGGATGGCACTGCGGCCGATAAGGAATATGACAAGCGGGAACTCGCGCGCAATCTGATCGACTACATGGATCACGACCACGATCGCATTGGCGGGGGTGACGAAGACGTCTACTACCAGCAGCAGTACCCGCCCTATTTGCCGGCCAATCGGCCGTTGCTCAGCGTTCTAGAACTCGGCTTGGTCGAGGGTTTCGATTACAAGCTGGTGAAAAGGTTGGAACAGTACTTGACGGTCTACCCGCTATTCGCCGCCGAGGGGGTCAACGTCAATACCGCACCAGGCCACGTTCTCGGAAGTATCTGGCATGGGGGCGGGGGAAGCCGTCGTCTGTTGAGCAAGGACGACGTGGTCGGCATCCTGGCAGCGCGAGATGAAGGTTCGTATTTCTGTGATGATGCGGAGGTCGATCCCGACCGATGTATCACATTGGCAGACGTCGGCATCGTTGGTGACATCTTTCCGCCTACCAGCTTGCCAGCCAGATCCTGGGTGTACACTGTTCTCAGCCAGGTGACTTATGACGACATCGAGCGCAACGTCGAAGCGGTGATCAACATGACCCAGACCGGGAAAGACATGCCGTTTCTACTATACTGGCGAATGCAATGA
- the pilM gene encoding pilus assembly protein PilM yields the protein MPLMKSILGLDVGSHSIKAVELHQSMRGLQGGQMRLHPRADYTNTDELSQDLQHFVQFHHLETEHVVSAISGEQISLRRLEFPFREKKKLAAAVPFAVEGEIPFELDDVVIDWTPIGGDAGKSDVLAALTHRDNVSSHLSLFQAAGIEPRILEAEGLVLGNLAGLFDLSGNRLLLDLGHTKTTMCLMVDDRAINACTIPLGGLAFTRALAEARGCSLEEAEQIKCAEGVGLPPVPEAAAVLSRICREIVRFLESNRGHTVSEAEPAGITEITMMGGTSKLIGIADLIYDQIGIGAYPLSEPEDDEQAEMIANGDPVLFAPSIALALRASSLALTQLNFRQDEFAYRTNFLQILSQDLRPTAILAAIAAALATISFGTSLALESSRAHSLELRAQQLYAEVMPGGPVKNPVPALSQALREAQDRSDFLGIYSTDLSAVDLLAELSRRIPADVKVQFEDININRRVVKIKVLGESYETADRLKSLLAKSAPFASAEVDKVKSTRGGSSKRFNLTLKLVSDGESS from the coding sequence ATGCCATTGATGAAGAGCATCCTGGGCCTGGACGTCGGCTCTCATTCGATCAAGGCCGTTGAACTGCATCAGTCCATGCGCGGACTGCAGGGCGGCCAGATGCGCCTGCATCCCCGAGCCGACTACACAAACACGGACGAACTATCCCAAGACCTGCAGCACTTCGTGCAATTCCATCATCTCGAAACCGAGCATGTGGTCTCGGCAATCTCCGGAGAGCAAATCTCGCTCCGCAGACTCGAGTTTCCATTTCGCGAAAAAAAGAAACTCGCCGCGGCAGTGCCCTTTGCCGTCGAGGGCGAAATCCCCTTCGAATTGGACGACGTGGTCATCGACTGGACGCCAATCGGCGGCGACGCGGGAAAGAGCGATGTCCTCGCTGCGCTGACCCATCGCGACAACGTTTCGAGTCACCTCTCCCTGTTTCAGGCGGCTGGAATCGAACCGCGGATCCTCGAAGCCGAGGGCCTGGTGCTCGGCAATCTGGCGGGCTTGTTCGACCTCTCGGGCAATCGCCTGTTGCTGGACCTGGGACACACCAAAACCACCATGTGCCTGATGGTCGACGACCGTGCGATCAATGCCTGCACCATTCCACTCGGAGGCCTCGCATTTACGCGGGCGCTGGCCGAAGCCCGGGGTTGCTCGCTCGAAGAAGCGGAACAGATCAAGTGCGCCGAAGGCGTCGGCCTCCCTCCAGTACCCGAGGCGGCAGCCGTGCTCTCGCGGATCTGCCGCGAGATTGTTCGCTTCCTCGAATCCAATCGCGGCCACACCGTGTCCGAGGCGGAACCTGCGGGGATCACGGAAATCACGATGATGGGCGGCACCTCCAAACTGATTGGAATCGCCGATCTGATTTACGATCAGATCGGCATCGGTGCCTACCCACTCAGCGAGCCCGAAGACGACGAACAGGCCGAGATGATTGCGAACGGCGATCCAGTGCTGTTTGCCCCGTCTATCGCCCTGGCGTTGCGCGCGAGTTCCCTCGCTTTGACCCAGTTGAACTTCCGTCAAGATGAGTTCGCCTACCGCACCAACTTCCTCCAGATTCTTTCCCAGGACCTGCGACCCACCGCAATTCTTGCGGCCATCGCGGCAGCCCTGGCGACGATCTCCTTCGGCACTTCGCTCGCACTCGAGTCCAGCCGAGCCCACTCGCTCGAACTCCGCGCCCAACAACTCTATGCCGAAGTCATGCCCGGTGGCCCGGTCAAGAACCCCGTGCCGGCCCTGAGCCAGGCACTGCGAGAGGCTCAGGATCGCTCGGACTTCTTGGGCATTTACAGCACCGATCTTTCTGCCGTAGATCTGCTCGCCGAACTTTCGAGGCGCATCCCTGCCGACGTCAAGGTGCAGTTCGAGGACATCAACATCAATCGTCGGGTCGTCAAGATAAAGGTGCTGGGGGAATCGTACGAGACCGCCGACCGGCTCAAGAGCCTGCTCGCCAAGTCAGCCCCATTTGCCAGCGCTGAGGTTGACAAGGTCAAGTCCACGCGAGGCGGGAGCAGCAAGCGTTTCAACCTCACCCTCAAATTGGTTTCGGACGGTGAGTCGTCATGA
- the pilO gene encoding type 4a pilus biogenesis protein PilO — protein MNKFLAWLSDAWTGLSARERILCGIAGGCLVSAILVVGIVQPLVALSSSIENRVEAAEQQLLVMNRLRHQYDAVNASLTKVEERILANHEKRNLLTLLESLASSSSIRVDSMEERKAQDDAKFRETRVEVKLKRVSLRDTVKYLHAIESSDRLLTVKSLRIKNRTDKSDLLDVSFHVSTFDTL, from the coding sequence ATGAACAAATTCCTCGCTTGGCTCAGTGATGCCTGGACCGGCCTTTCGGCCAGGGAACGAATCCTCTGTGGGATTGCCGGGGGTTGTCTCGTCTCTGCGATTCTGGTCGTTGGCATTGTCCAGCCGCTCGTCGCGCTGTCTAGCAGTATCGAGAACCGAGTCGAAGCCGCTGAGCAGCAGTTGTTGGTCATGAATCGGCTACGACATCAGTACGACGCCGTAAACGCCAGCCTGACAAAAGTGGAAGAGCGAATCCTCGCCAACCACGAAAAGCGGAATCTATTGACCTTGCTGGAGTCCCTCGCATCCTCGTCATCCATCCGGGTCGACTCCATGGAAGAACGCAAGGCCCAGGACGACGCAAAATTCAGAGAAACTCGGGTAGAGGTCAAACTCAAGCGCGTTAGCCTGCGGGACACCGTCAAGTACCTTCACGCGATCGAGTCCTCAGACCGGTTGCTCACCGTGAAGAGTCTGCGCATCAAGAACCGCACAGACAAGAGCGACCTGCTCGACGTCAGCTTCCACGTTTCGACCTTCGACACCCTCTAG
- the gspN gene encoding type II secretion system protein GspN produces the protein MAKTESILIAPLPKSLAKFGIPIAAFLLTTFFILLDFPYHHLTNRITAGAGQALGVEIEAANSGLTFGLDGIGFRFEDVRVETPIGDVYDLDFARFGAGWSTSWFFATPTVFFEVDSSFGHARGTIRMDADASGSGSIAGARIGELSFLDELLPVEITGTLDAEGNIETTDDVAQGGLSFDLKDGSISHPGMPIEVPFETIHGLFVFGGEQFLSVEAFDLLGPVLNFSASGTVGHGEAIGDRALDLDIEFKDVAPQMRSMIELLGVSVKRDGRAKLHIGGSISQPEM, from the coding sequence ATGGCCAAAACCGAATCGATTCTCATCGCTCCGCTGCCCAAGTCCTTGGCCAAGTTTGGCATCCCGATCGCAGCATTTCTGCTCACGACCTTTTTCATTCTCTTGGACTTCCCCTATCACCACTTGACGAACCGAATCACCGCTGGCGCCGGCCAGGCGCTGGGAGTGGAGATCGAGGCGGCGAACTCTGGCCTGACCTTCGGGCTCGACGGCATTGGTTTTCGCTTCGAAGATGTCCGCGTCGAAACGCCAATCGGCGACGTCTACGATTTAGATTTCGCACGCTTCGGCGCCGGCTGGTCGACCAGCTGGTTTTTTGCCACTCCCACAGTTTTCTTCGAGGTCGATTCTTCATTCGGCCACGCCCGAGGAACCATTCGCATGGACGCAGATGCGAGTGGGTCGGGTTCGATCGCCGGAGCCAGGATCGGCGAGCTGAGTTTTTTGGATGAGCTGCTGCCAGTCGAGATCACCGGCACGCTCGACGCCGAGGGCAACATCGAGACAACCGACGACGTGGCCCAGGGCGGGCTCAGCTTCGACTTGAAGGACGGCTCGATCAGCCACCCCGGCATGCCCATCGAGGTTCCGTTCGAAACCATCCACGGCCTGTTCGTCTTTGGCGGCGAGCAATTTCTCAGCGTCGAAGCGTTCGATCTGCTCGGGCCAGTGCTCAATTTCAGCGCCAGCGGAACGGTCGGACACGGCGAGGCGATCGGCGACCGCGCCCTCGATCTCGACATCGAATTCAAGGACGTGGCCCCCCAGATGCGGAGCATGATCGAGCTGCTGGGTGTCTCGGTCAAACGCGATGGCAGGGCAAAACTCCATATCGGCGGCAGCATCAGTCAACCCGAAATGTGA
- a CDS encoding metalloregulator ArsR/SmtB family transcription factor, whose product MPASADELQKVFKTLSDPTRIRILRLLENEQLVVQELMEVLGMAQSRVSRHLAILREAGLVSDRRDRTFVSYRMSPPTDPWWRDAWKLVRENLKGDSTAERDDAAMARVVAARGETSRGFFDIVGPEWDALRKVFNDDLVRAHAINRLIDPNQKVADIGTGTGILAIELARQGIQVIGIDGSNRMLDAARKNLAADDRVAEGLVEFRTGDAHALPLEDGEVDAAFAHMVLQYLARPEEALIEMCRIVRPGGSIVVVDFVQHELEWMRDELGVQALGFEVKKIRRWIDEAEMVDIRIHVEAPAAKGRDLPSTFIATARRSAE is encoded by the coding sequence ATGCCTGCATCCGCGGACGAACTGCAAAAAGTCTTCAAAACCCTCTCCGACCCCACGCGCATTCGTATTTTGCGCCTACTCGAAAATGAACAGTTGGTCGTGCAGGAATTGATGGAGGTCCTCGGGATGGCGCAGTCCCGGGTTTCCCGGCATCTCGCGATCCTGCGCGAAGCCGGCCTGGTCAGCGACCGCCGCGATCGCACCTTTGTCTCGTATCGCATGAGTCCACCCACCGATCCCTGGTGGCGGGATGCATGGAAACTCGTGCGCGAGAATCTCAAGGGCGATTCGACAGCCGAACGAGACGATGCAGCCATGGCGCGGGTCGTCGCCGCCAGAGGCGAGACATCCCGGGGATTCTTCGACATCGTCGGCCCGGAGTGGGACGCCCTGCGCAAAGTATTCAACGACGATCTCGTGCGCGCCCACGCGATCAACCGACTGATCGATCCAAATCAGAAGGTGGCGGACATCGGAACGGGCACCGGCATTCTGGCCATCGAGTTGGCTCGGCAAGGCATTCAGGTCATCGGCATCGACGGCTCCAATCGGATGCTCGACGCCGCACGCAAAAATCTCGCCGCCGACGACAGGGTGGCGGAGGGCCTCGTGGAATTTCGCACGGGTGACGCTCACGCGCTGCCCCTTGAAGACGGCGAAGTCGACGCGGCCTTTGCCCACATGGTGTTGCAGTATCTCGCTCGACCGGAAGAGGCCCTGATCGAGATGTGCCGAATCGTGCGTCCGGGCGGCTCGATCGTGGTAGTCGATTTCGTTCAGCACGAACTCGAGTGGATGCGTGACGAACTCGGGGTCCAGGCCCTGGGCTTCGAGGTCAAAAAGATTCGCCGCTGGATCGACGAGGCCGAAATGGTCGACATTCGCATTCACGTCGAAGCTCCGGCGGCCAAGGGCCGCGACCTTCCCTCTACGTTCATCGCAACGGCGCGGCGAAGCGCCGAATGA